One part of the Bacillus sp. FJAT-27916 genome encodes these proteins:
- a CDS encoding DUF975 family protein, which translates to ACGAIGVFFLYFIINNVLAIPDNEYLWLFYLLMIFIGGPLSIGYQWFHLELIRYHNPGVSNLFSGFTKNYLRNFGTYLMVLIFTFLWFLLLIVPGIIKGLAYSMTFFILRDRPELTVFQSITESRRMMDGRKKNLFVLFLSFLPWVLIPLLLIFIGLIALPVGTTANDPVLLLAGSLSSLVGLIGLFGVSIYLAPYFTTTLAAFYDSLIPADDLESIQTDENTNLVDSTQSFR; encoded by the coding sequence GCATGTGGGGCCATTGGCGTATTCTTTCTCTATTTCATCATTAACAATGTACTGGCGATACCCGACAATGAATATCTATGGTTATTCTATCTCTTGATGATCTTTATCGGAGGACCGCTTAGCATTGGGTACCAATGGTTTCACCTTGAACTTATTCGATATCATAATCCTGGAGTAAGCAACCTATTCTCCGGTTTCACAAAGAATTATCTGCGCAATTTCGGGACCTACTTAATGGTTCTTATCTTCACCTTCCTTTGGTTTCTTTTACTGATTGTGCCTGGAATAATTAAAGGCCTTGCCTATTCCATGACCTTCTTCATCCTTCGTGACAGACCGGAATTGACAGTATTTCAATCCATAACGGAAAGCCGCCGCATGATGGACGGGCGAAAGAAGAATTTATTCGTTTTGTTCCTATCCTTCCTGCCATGGGTGCTCATTCCCTTACTATTAATCTTTATTGGGCTGATTGCTCTGCCAGTGGGAACAACAGCTAATGATCCAGTCCTGTTGCTTGCCGGAAGCCTAAGCAGTCTCGTCGGACTAATTGGACTATTCGGAGTCTCTATTTATCTGGCACCTTATTTCACAACCACTCTTGCTGCCTTCTATGACAGCTTGATTCCTGCAGATGATTTAGAATCCATCCAGACAGATGAGAATACGAATCTAGTAGATTCTACCCAATCATTCAGGTAG
- a CDS encoding FAD-binding oxidoreductase — MDNKWVKQLREIVSEDQVSINETVLINHSKDESYHEPALPDAVVFPHTTAEVSAILAWANDHQIPIVPFGRGTSLEGHAIPYDGGISLDFTEMGQILDIRPEDLIVKVQPGVTRTQLNKELRKHGLFFSVDPGADATLGGMAATNASGTTAVKYGVMRDQIRDMEVVLADGSIIHTGTLAAKSSSGLHLNGLFVGSEGTLGCITELTLRVFGIPEHEVAGRAVFSSTHDAVLAVTALTQASIPIGRVELVDQDSMRQFNRHSGTAFEEMPTLFLEFHGNQAGLLQDIEFATEILKDMGCRSLEFKEDLASRNQIWEARHNLAYAYIHSAPGKKLMVTDVCVPISELAASVDYTRETLNEMGLTGGIVGHVGDGNFHALLMIDVNDHKEVKTAKEFSDRIVRFSLSRGGTSTGEHGIGIGKRQYITQEHGPALEVMRSIKKALDPNNILNPNKLY, encoded by the coding sequence ATGGATAATAAATGGGTGAAACAATTAAGAGAAATCGTTAGCGAGGACCAAGTCTCCATCAATGAGACTGTCCTTATTAACCATAGTAAGGATGAATCCTATCATGAGCCTGCCCTCCCCGATGCCGTAGTATTTCCTCATACAACTGCTGAGGTTTCAGCCATCCTTGCCTGGGCAAATGATCATCAAATCCCTATTGTACCTTTCGGCCGTGGAACGAGTCTTGAGGGCCATGCTATTCCTTATGATGGCGGGATATCGCTTGACTTTACTGAGATGGGTCAAATCCTTGATATAAGACCTGAGGATTTAATCGTCAAAGTCCAACCTGGAGTGACTCGCACCCAGTTGAATAAGGAGTTAAGAAAGCATGGTTTATTCTTCTCGGTTGACCCCGGGGCAGATGCCACCCTTGGAGGAATGGCTGCGACCAACGCAAGCGGAACAACTGCAGTCAAATACGGTGTGATGCGCGATCAAATCCGGGATATGGAGGTGGTTCTGGCAGATGGAAGCATCATTCACACTGGAACACTTGCAGCAAAGTCCTCATCCGGCCTTCATCTTAATGGACTTTTCGTCGGCTCAGAGGGAACGCTTGGCTGTATAACAGAGCTGACCTTGCGTGTATTCGGCATCCCTGAGCATGAGGTAGCCGGCCGGGCCGTGTTTTCCTCCACACATGATGCAGTTCTCGCTGTAACGGCACTTACGCAGGCAAGCATTCCGATTGGCCGCGTTGAACTTGTCGATCAGGATTCGATGCGTCAATTTAACCGGCACAGCGGCACAGCCTTTGAGGAGATGCCAACGCTGTTCCTCGAGTTCCATGGCAATCAAGCCGGACTCCTTCAAGATATCGAATTCGCTACAGAAATCTTGAAGGACATGGGCTGCCGCTCGCTTGAATTCAAGGAAGACCTTGCCTCCCGCAACCAAATCTGGGAAGCGCGTCATAACCTTGCTTATGCCTACATCCATTCAGCACCAGGTAAAAAGCTGATGGTCACAGATGTATGTGTCCCAATATCAGAGCTTGCAGCCTCCGTCGATTACACGCGAGAAACCCTAAATGAGATGGGCTTGACTGGAGGAATTGTCGGTCATGTCGGCGACGGGAATTTCCATGCGCTTCTCATGATTGATGTGAATGATCATAAGGAAGTAAAAACAGCGAAGGAATTCAGCGACCGTATCGTCCGCTTCTCTTTGAGCCGCGGCGGAACGAGTACAGGCGAGCATGGAATCGGCATTGGAAAAAGGCAGTATATAACACAGGAGCACGGTCCTGCACTAGAGGTTATGCGTTCCATAAAAAAGGCATTGGACCCGAACAATATTCTCAATCCGAACAAATTATACTAA
- a CDS encoding bile acid:sodium symporter family protein, which produces MKVLEAISTYAGKYFAILVILTAVVAYLIPSPFLSLGGYITILLGIVMFGMGLTLKAADFKMVLTHPVPVIIGLIAQFSIMPLAAFGVAYLLQLPPALAAGLVLLGSVPGGTASNVMVYLAKGNVPLSITMTSCSTLLAPIMTPFLLLVFAGQWMPVDAVAMFMSIIQVIIIPIVLGLVVSKLLPKTVEKSLNIIPLISVLAIMIIISAIVAGNRENIASAGLLIFLAVFLHNAFGLFFGYLAAKLLKLSIQDRRAISIEVGMQNSGLGVSLAKAHFADPMTALPSAFGAVWHNISGPIIATYWASRLEKDKNPEDVPNAEAAAVRE; this is translated from the coding sequence ATGAAAGTACTTGAAGCGATCAGTACATATGCCGGCAAATATTTTGCCATCCTTGTTATTTTAACGGCCGTTGTTGCTTATTTAATTCCAAGTCCATTCTTAAGCCTTGGAGGCTACATCACCATCCTGCTTGGGATTGTCATGTTCGGAATGGGTTTAACCCTTAAGGCAGCCGATTTTAAGATGGTGCTAACACATCCGGTTCCTGTCATCATTGGCCTTATCGCACAGTTTTCGATTATGCCGCTGGCGGCATTTGGAGTCGCTTATTTGCTTCAACTGCCTCCGGCTCTAGCCGCTGGTCTTGTTCTGCTTGGCTCTGTACCAGGCGGAACAGCCTCCAATGTCATGGTTTATTTGGCTAAAGGCAATGTCCCGCTGTCCATTACGATGACTTCCTGTTCAACCTTGCTCGCACCAATCATGACACCATTCTTATTGCTTGTTTTTGCTGGACAGTGGATGCCTGTTGACGCCGTCGCCATGTTTATGTCCATCATTCAAGTCATTATCATTCCGATTGTGCTGGGACTGGTTGTAAGCAAGCTTCTGCCGAAAACCGTGGAGAAAAGCTTGAACATCATTCCGCTTATTTCTGTGCTCGCCATTATGATTATCATCAGTGCCATTGTTGCCGGCAATCGGGAAAATATCGCTTCTGCCGGATTATTAATCTTTCTTGCCGTCTTCTTGCATAACGCCTTTGGTTTATTCTTCGGCTATCTTGCTGCAAAACTTTTGAAGCTTTCCATACAGGACAGACGCGCAATCAGCATAGAGGTCGGCATGCAGAATTCCGGTCTCGGCGTGTCACTCGCCAAGGCTCACTTTGCTGACCCGATGACGGCCCTTCCAAGTGCATTTGGTGCTGTTTGGCATAATATATCCGGCCCTATCATAGCTACCTACTGGGCCTCCAGATTGGAAAAAGATAAGAATCCAGAAGACGTACCAAATGCTGAAGCTGCCGCAGTTAGGGAATAG
- a CDS encoding aldo/keto reductase: MSDKVPIGKTDLYINPIGLGTNAVGGHNLFPNLNEETGREIVRTAIDQGINFIDTAYIYGPERSEELIGEVIREKGKREELIIATKGAHKFVEDKIVLDNSPAFLRKTVEDSLIRLRTDYIDLFYIHFPDEHTPKDEAVGALKQLKDEGKIRAIGVSNFSLEQLKEANKDGYVDVIQSEYNLLKRQAEEDLLPYADEHSLSFVPYFPLASGLLTGKYTKNSPITDGRARNPLFQGEAFEENLAKVEKLREIADAKGAEVAHLVLAWYLKQDAIDAVIPGAKQPEQVLHNIKALKVALTAEECRQISGIFKR, from the coding sequence ATGTCTGATAAAGTACCTATAGGTAAAACTGATTTGTATATCAATCCAATTGGACTTGGAACAAATGCTGTCGGCGGTCATAATCTGTTTCCTAACCTTAATGAGGAAACAGGCAGGGAAATTGTTCGCACAGCGATCGATCAGGGGATTAACTTCATTGATACAGCATACATATACGGACCTGAGCGATCAGAAGAATTAATTGGCGAGGTCATACGTGAAAAAGGCAAACGTGAGGAGCTCATAATCGCAACAAAGGGCGCTCATAAATTTGTTGAGGACAAAATTGTCCTCGATAATTCACCAGCCTTCCTGCGAAAGACTGTTGAAGACAGCCTCATCCGCCTTCGGACAGACTATATCGACTTGTTTTATATCCATTTTCCTGATGAACATACACCTAAGGATGAAGCCGTAGGCGCATTGAAGCAATTAAAGGATGAAGGAAAAATCCGTGCAATCGGTGTATCAAACTTTTCATTAGAACAATTGAAAGAAGCAAATAAGGACGGCTATGTTGATGTCATTCAATCTGAATACAATCTTTTGAAAAGACAGGCCGAGGAAGACCTGCTCCCATACGCTGATGAACATTCCCTCTCCTTTGTCCCCTATTTCCCGTTAGCCTCTGGGCTATTAACAGGAAAGTACACGAAGAATTCCCCCATCACAGATGGACGGGCCCGTAATCCGCTCTTCCAAGGGGAAGCCTTTGAAGAAAACCTGGCTAAGGTGGAGAAGCTGCGTGAGATAGCTGATGCCAAGGGCGCAGAGGTTGCACACCTCGTGCTTGCCTGGTATTTAAAGCAGGATGCTATTGATGCCGTCATTCCTGGTGCAAAGCAGCCTGAGCAGGTTTTGCATAATATCAAAGCATTGAAAGTAGCGCTGACAGCTGAGGAATGCCGGCAGATCAGCGGCATTTTCAAGAGGTAA
- a CDS encoding GNAT family N-acetyltransferase translates to MDKAIILEWNGEETILQSVAFLYQMVWNDWSESHISRIKRHTGYKGFRGVTVVKDGELIGYAYGYSSLSGQYYHELLASHLAPDTSTKWLRDCFEFVELAVHPSCRKQGLGARLHDQLLKKLPFKRAVLTTQTNNWPAISLYRSKGWSIISDSFLPYDDPEEPFIIFGKTLDLTSHIHPADYTS, encoded by the coding sequence TTGGACAAAGCGATTATCCTTGAATGGAATGGAGAAGAAACGATTTTGCAATCGGTTGCGTTCCTTTATCAAATGGTGTGGAATGACTGGAGCGAGAGCCATATTAGCAGAATTAAGCGTCATACCGGCTATAAAGGATTTCGAGGAGTTACAGTGGTAAAGGACGGAGAGCTTATTGGTTATGCCTATGGCTACTCCTCCCTTTCCGGCCAATATTATCACGAATTATTGGCGAGCCACCTGGCACCAGATACTAGCACCAAATGGCTCAGAGATTGCTTTGAATTTGTAGAGCTGGCTGTACATCCAAGCTGCCGTAAACAAGGACTTGGCGCTCGCCTCCATGATCAGCTGCTAAAGAAGCTTCCCTTTAAGCGAGCCGTCCTAACCACTCAGACAAATAATTGGCCGGCTATCTCTCTTTATCGCTCTAAAGGATGGTCCATCATCAGTGATTCCTTCCTTCCCTATGACGATCCTGAGGAGCCATTCATCATTTTTGGTAAAACTTTAGACTTAACCAGCCATATTCATCCCGCTGACTACACTTCTTAA
- a CDS encoding GNAT family N-acetyltransferase, which translates to MYLREFKEEDWTAVHQYASDERVCRYQPWGPNTEEESRGFVRQNIHDASLKPRSRYCLAIIEKMGHRLIGAGEIHIRDLCFRNGEIGYSLHPSFWSKGFATEAAGLLIDLGFNKLNLHRIYATCDPRNTASYMVMKKAGLTYEGRLRENLLIKDGWRDSLLYSILETDPRP; encoded by the coding sequence ATTTACTTACGTGAATTCAAGGAGGAGGATTGGACTGCCGTTCATCAATATGCCTCCGATGAACGGGTTTGTCGTTATCAGCCTTGGGGTCCAAATACAGAAGAAGAATCACGCGGATTTGTCCGTCAGAATATTCACGATGCCTCCCTTAAGCCAAGAAGCCGCTATTGTTTAGCCATTATCGAGAAAATGGGTCATCGCTTGATTGGCGCCGGCGAAATCCATATTCGGGATTTATGCTTCCGCAATGGAGAAATTGGCTACAGCCTTCATCCGTCCTTTTGGAGTAAAGGATTTGCCACGGAGGCTGCAGGGTTATTGATTGACCTTGGCTTCAATAAACTGAATCTTCACCGTATTTATGCCACCTGCGACCCTCGAAATACCGCCTCCTATATGGTGATGAAGAAGGCCGGCTTAACCTATGAGGGACGGCTGCGTGAGAATCTGCTTATCAAGGATGGCTGGCGCGATTCCTTGTTATACAGCATCTTAGAAACAGACCCCCGCCCGTAA
- a CDS encoding SulP family inorganic anion transporter, with translation MLRQYVQDLQNEFAGYGTAKLRKDLMAGITVTAVALPLSLAFGVSSGADAAAGLITAILAGLIISMLSGASYQISGPTGAMSAILIAVVAKYGLEGVFIACMLAGIILVIAGVLKFGRVVSIIPMPVITGFTSGIAIIIALGQVDNFFGVESAGETAIQKVMSYFELGFHPDWATVAIGLLTVLVMIFWPKKWNSIIPSSLAALLLVLGLNMMLKLPVDVVGDIPKTLFPENRLAFGDLSLAKMEHLLWPAISIAALGMIESLLCGASAGRMAGEKLNGDRELVAQGIGNMIIPFFGGVPATAAIARTSVAIKAGMATRLTGIFHAVGLLLSMFLLSPIMSAIPMSALAGILIVTAWRMNEWESIYYFFSRKFWGAIMKFSLTLAATVVFDLTVAIVVGIVLSAILFVINSAEVEMNISKIDDDKLKEKGITICEEHDHVRVVYLTGPIFFATVHSLTKRLEDLHQGVMILSMRGVSSIDTSGVQAMLEFCEAMKQEGITIVFSGVQTNVLKRFEKGGVLDVVGRDHVYWSTDQALQHMDMNESKAV, from the coding sequence ATGCTTAGACAATATGTTCAAGATTTGCAAAATGAGTTTGCAGGGTATGGAACAGCGAAGCTACGTAAAGATTTGATGGCAGGTATTACGGTGACAGCAGTCGCGCTACCATTGTCTTTAGCATTCGGAGTGAGCAGCGGTGCAGACGCGGCGGCTGGATTAATTACAGCCATTCTAGCTGGCCTGATTATTAGCATGCTCTCAGGTGCGTCCTATCAAATTTCAGGACCGACAGGCGCCATGTCCGCGATTTTGATTGCCGTTGTGGCAAAATACGGACTTGAAGGCGTCTTTATTGCTTGTATGCTTGCAGGTATCATTCTTGTTATAGCAGGTGTCCTTAAATTCGGACGCGTTGTATCCATTATTCCTATGCCTGTTATTACAGGCTTTACTTCTGGTATCGCGATTATTATCGCACTTGGCCAGGTAGATAATTTCTTTGGGGTTGAATCGGCAGGGGAAACGGCGATTCAGAAAGTAATGTCTTATTTTGAGCTGGGCTTTCATCCTGATTGGGCAACAGTCGCTATTGGACTTTTAACCGTGCTTGTCATGATATTCTGGCCGAAGAAATGGAATTCCATCATTCCTTCTTCATTGGCAGCTCTTCTACTTGTTTTAGGGCTGAATATGATGCTGAAATTGCCAGTGGATGTTGTCGGCGATATTCCGAAAACATTATTCCCGGAAAATAGGCTGGCATTTGGAGATCTGTCACTTGCCAAGATGGAGCATCTCCTCTGGCCGGCTATCAGTATTGCTGCGCTCGGTATGATCGAAAGTCTTCTGTGCGGGGCTTCCGCTGGCAGAATGGCTGGCGAGAAATTGAACGGTGACAGGGAACTCGTCGCTCAGGGTATTGGGAATATGATTATTCCGTTCTTTGGCGGAGTACCTGCTACGGCAGCCATTGCACGAACAAGTGTGGCCATTAAAGCAGGCATGGCAACCCGCTTGACTGGAATCTTCCATGCAGTCGGCCTTCTGCTTTCGATGTTCCTTCTAAGTCCGATTATGTCTGCTATCCCGATGTCAGCCCTTGCTGGTATCTTGATAGTGACGGCATGGCGCATGAATGAGTGGGAAAGCATCTATTACTTCTTCTCCCGTAAATTCTGGGGTGCCATTATGAAGTTCTCCCTCACATTGGCTGCGACTGTTGTCTTTGATTTGACCGTTGCGATTGTGGTTGGGATTGTTCTTTCAGCCATTCTATTTGTTATCAACAGTGCAGAGGTAGAAATGAATATCAGCAAAATTGATGATGATAAATTGAAAGAGAAAGGCATCACTATTTGTGAGGAACACGACCATGTTCGTGTCGTTTATTTGACAGGACCTATTTTCTTTGCGACAGTTCATTCTTTGACAAAGCGTTTAGAAGACCTTCATCAAGGAGTGATGATACTCTCCATGCGTGGTGTTTCCTCTATTGATACATCGGGTGTCCAGGCAATGCTTGAGTTCTGTGAGGCGATGAAGCAGGAAGGAATCACCATCGTATTCAGCGGAGTACAGACAAATGTACTGAAACGCTTTGAGAAAGGCGGCGTATTGGATGTGGTCGGACGTGACCATGTCTACTGGAGTACTGACCAGGCATTGCAGCATATGGATATGAATGAATCAAAGGCTGTTTAA
- a CDS encoding ABC transporter permease subunit, whose protein sequence is MNIIGRELKSSIRGLLFWGLGIIFVVADGMIEYKGFQNSGNAIGSLLDAMPESVQIIFGMDHLDIGNVLGYYLVLFNYLVILCAVHAIMLGSSLIAKEERDKTAEFLLAKPISRNKIVLYKLAAGVIQLLMINLIVFGASISGIVSYEEGHTGSLVMVMLGLLIVQSIFMAAGSAIAAVCRNSKLSIGLSAGVLLILYMASILMSLYEKLKFLRYVTPFEYINTHNLIEGEGFAGSLTGVACAVLAVLLIITFREYRRRDMKL, encoded by the coding sequence ATGAATATCATTGGCAGAGAATTAAAGTCCAGCATAAGAGGTTTGTTGTTTTGGGGACTTGGCATTATTTTTGTTGTGGCGGATGGAATGATTGAATATAAAGGTTTCCAAAACAGCGGAAATGCAATCGGTTCATTGCTTGATGCGATGCCGGAGTCTGTGCAGATTATCTTTGGTATGGATCATTTAGACATAGGTAATGTCCTTGGCTACTATCTAGTTCTCTTTAACTATCTAGTGATTCTTTGTGCGGTGCATGCCATTATGCTCGGTTCTTCTTTAATTGCGAAGGAGGAACGGGATAAGACAGCGGAATTTTTGCTCGCTAAACCAATCTCTAGAAATAAGATTGTGTTGTATAAGCTGGCAGCTGGAGTTATTCAATTACTGATGATTAATTTAATCGTTTTCGGGGCATCCATTAGTGGTATCGTCTCTTATGAAGAGGGGCATACTGGCAGTTTAGTGATGGTGATGCTTGGTTTGTTGATTGTTCAGTCCATTTTCATGGCTGCTGGTTCAGCAATTGCGGCTGTTTGCCGCAACTCAAAGCTCTCAATAGGTCTATCGGCAGGGGTGCTGCTAATTCTCTACATGGCTTCCATCCTGATGTCGTTATACGAGAAGCTTAAATTTCTCCGATATGTAACACCATTTGAATATATAAATACCCATAATCTGATTGAGGGAGAGGGCTTTGCTGGCAGTTTGACAGGTGTCGCATGTGCAGTTCTGGCGGTACTTCTGATCATAACTTTCCGAGAATATAGGAGAAGAGATATGAAGCTGTAG
- a CDS encoding ABC transporter permease subunit — MNLFRHELYMMRNGLVIWILGLLAFSTLFLSFFPSFYDEAEDFRNVLQSYPEEMLRALDVDMSMITSYEGYYAYIFMFILLGFSIQAMNIGIGLLNKEINGGTAEFLLSKPIGRKMILSSKVLAALICLLGTNMVYTAVVYLISPLLAVQKPDTEVLLLFSGAALWLQVFFLTLGLLFSIFAQGIKSPVIVSVSVVFSFYVLNMLTSLTEVKGMRYVTPFQYFDMGYIVKHTTYEWKYIGLLAILICCAVCLVYRTFSKKDIKVA; from the coding sequence ATGAACCTATTTCGGCATGAGCTGTACATGATGAGAAATGGATTGGTTATATGGATTCTGGGCTTACTTGCCTTTTCCACCCTTTTCTTATCCTTTTTTCCGTCATTCTATGATGAGGCGGAGGATTTCAGAAACGTTCTTCAAAGCTATCCGGAGGAAATGCTGCGGGCACTTGATGTGGATATGTCGATGATTACCTCTTATGAAGGCTATTATGCGTATATCTTTATGTTCATTCTGCTTGGCTTCTCCATCCAAGCCATGAATATCGGCATTGGTCTCCTAAATAAAGAAATTAATGGAGGGACGGCTGAATTTCTTCTCAGTAAACCAATTGGACGAAAGATGATTCTGTCCTCTAAGGTTCTGGCAGCCTTGATCTGCCTGCTTGGGACGAATATGGTCTATACAGCAGTGGTCTATTTGATATCTCCATTGCTGGCCGTACAGAAGCCGGATACTGAAGTTCTTCTCTTGTTCTCAGGTGCAGCCCTATGGCTTCAGGTTTTCTTTCTGACATTAGGCCTGCTTTTTTCTATCTTTGCACAAGGCATTAAGTCGCCGGTCATTGTTTCTGTCAGTGTGGTGTTCAGCTTTTATGTACTCAACATGCTCACTTCTCTCACTGAAGTAAAGGGGATGCGGTATGTAACGCCATTTCAATACTTTGATATGGGATATATCGTCAAGCATACAACCTATGAGTGGAAGTATATAGGGCTGTTAGCCATCCTGATCTGCTGCGCAGTGTGCCTAGTATACCGGACATTCTCCAAGAAGGATATTAAGGTGGCTTGA
- a CDS encoding ABC transporter ATP-binding protein, whose translation MKVIEIENLTKKYGRNTAIENVSFQVEDGEIFGFIGPNGAGKSTTIRTLLSIIYPTSGKAKIFGKDSIRHAAEIKQDIGYLPSEVFYYEKMKVKDLLAYSASFYRKDCRKRIKELAEIMQLDLSKRIGDLSFGNRKKAGIIQALLHEPKLIILDEPTGGLDPLMQQTFFQLLKEENRKGATILLSSHILSEVERLCSRVAIIKEGKIAAVEQIKELQEKKHKIIRIEFNQPIDENMLMIAGVNQLTIDGKTANFLYKGDINSLIKVLSACDLRNIWIDEPDLEEIFLHYYQKGSEKS comes from the coding sequence ATGAAGGTAATTGAAATAGAAAATCTGACAAAGAAATACGGAAGGAATACTGCCATTGAGAATGTGAGCTTTCAGGTCGAGGATGGAGAGATTTTCGGGTTTATCGGTCCAAACGGAGCTGGTAAAAGCACGACGATTCGCACCCTGCTCTCTATCATTTACCCGACAAGCGGGAAAGCAAAAATATTTGGGAAGGATTCTATCCGACATGCAGCAGAAATCAAGCAGGATATCGGCTATTTGCCTTCTGAAGTGTTTTATTACGAGAAGATGAAAGTAAAGGATTTATTGGCCTATTCGGCGAGCTTTTACCGGAAGGATTGCCGCAAGAGAATCAAGGAGCTTGCGGAGATTATGCAGCTAGACTTATCAAAGAGAATCGGTGACCTTTCCTTTGGGAACAGAAAGAAGGCAGGGATTATTCAAGCTCTACTGCATGAACCGAAGCTCATCATTTTGGATGAACCGACTGGCGGTTTGGATCCCTTAATGCAGCAAACGTTTTTTCAATTGCTCAAAGAAGAGAATCGGAAAGGGGCGACCATTCTATTATCGTCTCATATATTAAGCGAGGTGGAGCGGCTTTGCAGCCGAGTGGCAATCATTAAAGAAGGCAAGATTGCAGCCGTTGAGCAAATTAAGGAGCTCCAGGAGAAAAAGCATAAGATTATCCGGATTGAATTTAATCAGCCTATTGACGAAAACATGCTGATGATTGCGGGTGTCAATCAATTAACAATAGACGGGAAAACGGCAAACTTCTTGTATAAGGGGGATATCAATTCGTTGATCAAAGTCCTATCAGCATGCGATTTACGCAATATATGGATTGATGAGCCAGATCTTGAGGAAATCTTTCTTCACTATTACCAAAAGGGGAGTGAGAAATCATGA
- a CDS encoding PQQ-dependent sugar dehydrogenase, whose protein sequence is MKRWMMLSCLVLLVFAGCSDTETNPADGNQSFDESALPYGIEMVAEELNVPWEVVFAGEGNLFFTERPGNLRMIRDGELVEEPLLSFPAPFISEGEGGLLGLALDPDFAANQYLYIYHSYEKDGHILNRVLRVIVHKDEAEIDKVILDGIVGDTNHNGGRLKIGPDGLLYITAGDRYEPELAQEETSLGGKILRIHLDGSIPEDNPFEDSPVYSYGHRNPQGLAWHPETGQLYSSEHGQTAHDEINLIHKGKNYGWPVIEGDETKEGMISPLLHSGEETWAPSGMAFITEGEWKNQLLVANLRGNQILKVELSEDGSKVVKTDTLFNGQYGRIRNVAEAPDGSIYFLTNNHDGRGVPQDGDDKIIRLISK, encoded by the coding sequence GTGAAACGGTGGATGATGTTAAGCTGTCTGGTTCTGCTTGTTTTTGCAGGCTGCTCAGATACCGAGACAAACCCTGCTGATGGGAATCAGTCCTTTGATGAATCAGCCCTGCCGTATGGAATAGAGATGGTTGCCGAAGAGCTGAATGTACCTTGGGAAGTAGTGTTTGCCGGAGAGGGGAATCTTTTCTTTACGGAGAGGCCGGGTAATCTGCGGATGATTCGGGATGGAGAACTGGTTGAAGAGCCTTTGCTATCTTTCCCAGCCCCTTTTATCAGTGAGGGAGAGGGAGGATTACTCGGACTGGCCCTCGATCCGGATTTCGCCGCTAATCAATACTTATATATTTATCATAGCTATGAGAAGGATGGCCACATCTTGAATCGGGTATTGAGAGTAATCGTTCATAAGGATGAGGCGGAGATAGATAAGGTTATCCTTGATGGGATTGTCGGTGACACAAACCATAATGGCGGAAGACTGAAGATTGGGCCGGATGGGCTGCTCTATATCACGGCAGGGGATCGGTATGAGCCAGAGTTAGCCCAGGAGGAGACAAGCCTGGGCGGCAAGATCCTTCGCATACATCTGGACGGAAGCATTCCCGAGGATAATCCATTTGAGGATTCACCGGTTTACAGCTATGGCCACCGAAACCCGCAAGGTCTGGCCTGGCATCCAGAGACTGGCCAGCTATACAGCTCTGAGCATGGACAGACAGCCCATGACGAGATTAATCTTATTCATAAAGGCAAAAATTACGGTTGGCCTGTTATTGAAGGGGATGAAACGAAAGAGGGTATGATTTCTCCGCTTCTTCATAGCGGTGAAGAAACCTGGGCCCCTTCAGGGATGGCTTTCATCACAGAGGGAGAATGGAAGAATCAGCTCCTTGTGGCCAATTTACGGGGAAATCAAATCTTGAAGGTGGAATTAAGTGAAGATGGCAGCAAGGTCGTAAAGACAGATACCTTGTTTAATGGGCAATACGGCCGTATTCGAAATGTAGCGGAAGCACCAGATGGTTCAATCTATTTTCTCACGAATAATCATGACGGGCGCGGTGTACCGCAGGACGGCGATGACAAAATTATCCGTTTGATCTCAAAATAG